One Carya illinoinensis cultivar Pawnee chromosome 5, C.illinoinensisPawnee_v1, whole genome shotgun sequence genomic window, AACAGATCGGTAATAtcggaaaaaattaaaaactaaatacacTTGCCAGGTATTGATgttgagaaaaagaaatgaacctTAAATGGTTCATATATACCTGCTTGTACTTCTTCTGGCGTCTCCCATCTGCAGTCTCGATGACGAACTCAGTGGAGAAGATGTTGGTGAGCTTGGCACCGTATCCGTTTCGCCCACCGGTGGTCTTCTTCACCGTATCGTCGTAGTTACTGCTGGTCAGCAAGTGCCCGAAGATCAGTTCCGGAACGTATACTTTCTCCTCCTGGTGAACCTCCACGGGTACACCATCACCATTGTTGCAGACGCTGATGCAGTTGCCCTCCACGTCAATGACAACCTTGAGCGAGTCCATCTTTGGGTCTCGTTGCTTGTTATCTGCGGCATTGACGAGGATCTCGTCGAAGATCTTGTAGAGGCCGGGGACGAAGGTGACGGGGCGGTGGACCATGCGATCGGACTCGTAGATCCAGAGGGTTTGGGTGTGCTTCTCGATGGAGCCAATGTAGGTGTCAGGTCGGAGGAGGATGTGCTCGAGCTGGGACTTCTTCTGGTACATTTCTTCGATGGTTTTGGCAGTGGTTGGTCCGGCGGTGGGGGCGGGGTCAATGTTGGCGGCATTGCTGGTCTGTAAGGGGCGTTTCTTTTCGATTGCCATGGTTGGGGGAGAAGGTCGATAGTGTAGAGGGTTCGGTGAGAGATTGATttacacacagagagagaagaggggTCTGGGTTGGGGTTCGAGACGCGGATTCGTAAAGGCAGACCGTTACTACAGTCAGGTGTCAGGTgagatttgaatttgaattttgagtttAGGCGAGAGGGATGTTTGAAAAGGGTTCTGTGTATGATCCGAGGAGTTGTGGTGGGTTTTGGGATATTGGGCTTGCTGGGTTGGGCTTTAACACATGGTTCTGGATTTTATTTTAGTCaggtacaaaaaaaataaaaatatctatttttaaattttttttaatttataagacgtgacatatttattaacattaaatgatattttattaaataatcttTAATCATTCAGTAATAATAAACATGTCACATCTTaattaatgaaatgatattatgatgtctaaaattttattttataaaaataaacttacgtTAATTTTATAGGTTACTAAGGACAAAAGCACCCataaacttgaagaaaaatcaaaattaaaatgatgGGTGATTGAGCATAAATattgaatattttataaatttagaatcaatatattttaattagttcatgacattattattacttttaaatatagaaaatcgttaataggcataaatctaagttatgatttaaattggttaatatcatgatttataCTTAAGTTTacaacttgtgatttaatttaaCAATATTTCTTCGCATCATAACACATTTAtgatattctaaatattttttctcgAGATGAGATAAactacatcatcatcatcaatttattattgttgatattaaatttattattacttcaaaaaaaaaaacctatatttcaacaaaatacaaattcacATTTTAGgtgaattaaattattaaaatgtttCTTACCgattgaaaattaatttttttttttacatgttatcttttttttttttaagagatcaTTGTTATCTTATTGTATAAAAGAATGGCAGGCTCAtttcataatatattaatattatatggtggatattatatttaatagaattcatctatttccttttttatttaattaatcaatCAAAATCGTATTTGTAATAAAAGCATGACATACAATATTCATCACTTTTccaatcttttttaatatatgactttttaaaatattttatatttgtaaaaatCTAAGGTTGACTCACACAATTTGCCCAAGTAAGCATTACCCTTTCTCAAATCGgttattttttgttgcaaaGGCTGTATTTGGacatttctttaatttgtttaataCCTAATTATACATATTATTCAAGACCAAACATGATTGTTAAGATCAACATGTAATAAAGGAGAGGGACGCCCTTAGTAGGAAAGCCCTCTATCCTTTCCTTTTGAGTTGCAACGCATGTAGTAACGCCCGGCATTACTTCATGCGTCATGTTTGGAGTTAAGGAACGATGAAGAGTGATCTTTAAGGCCACTCGTGAGTTACCAAATCAGAACTGATTTATATCAATTTTCCTTCCCATATCAATGGTGAGTTTTGATTTCttgaaaactctaaaaattttgtctttttctataaaaaaacatCTAGGGTGTGGACATTTTGAATGTGTCTCTAGTTTATCTATGTAGTAGGTTCACGCATCATGTGGAGACAAACTCAGATCGATCGAGAATTAGAAAACTAGATTAACTTGTGGAACAAATACGAAAAGTAAGTTTGAAGTATTTTTCCTTCCGCTGTGAATATTTTCTATGAAATCCAACATAACAGAAGACACGCGATACAAATATGCAGGTAGAATGgttcttcataattttttttttttttctcgctttttgatttaattatttatttggtaATTAGTGCCTCAGATTattcattaaattttatttcttcataTAGATTATCTATGAATAAATTTGTTAACGAAGTAGTAATGGTCAACCAAAAGTAGAATTGCAGGTCATGACAAATTTTGTTTCCGTGGAGGAGTTGGCCCGTATCTTTCATTCATACATGCAGATGCAGTGTACCCTCAGGAGACAAGATTCCAGAAGCCTTTCTGCAAGATTAGGTTGTTTTTTACTACTGATGTGTCAGATCATGGAGCTGTTAGGCCTATAGGCATTAGACATTGAATTCAGAAATACAACCTTAATATTTTAAGAAGAGATATATGGCCTTTTGTGCTTCAAGAAAATAGAAGGCCTGCATATTTCTGGAGATTCTTGTTCAACTATGGGGTGCTGTGAAGATCTACATGGCTGCAGAGGGAGCCTAGACAAAGGGTAACTTGGAAGAAGAACTCAGACTGCAGGGTTTTCGTCAAGGGGCTAGAAATGCAAGACGGAAAAGCCCGAGCCTCTGAATTTCTTGCTCAACAACGTAGCAATTGGTCAAAATAAGTACAGACTACAGAGATGTATTTTGCACAGATCCTACCCATtggtccaaataaaaaaaactttacttTTTCTCTAGTAACTTTTGGCTTTAAGCCATGATTACTTGGGTAGTAACTTTTATGCCTTCAGCCATAAACCCTATTATTGTAACTCCATCCAAGCTAAATAAAGTTGCTTTGGATTCCTAGAGCTAGCAGCCTATGAACCAGCCGACCCCACTCCtcagagaaaaaatagaaaagaacgGTGTTCCGTATTTTCCCTTTAAGGAGGATCCGTATCCCTAACAAGCTTCATCTGCTCATGATCATAGGCTAACCTTTAACCTGCAAATGACAATACCTGATCAATATAATACCTctctttgtgttttgtttggcaTTGATGAATATAATCCAAACATGGTGGAAAGAAGAGGAATTCCTCAGAATAGTCACGTATCCCACCCACCAACTCTCCAATTTGTGGTCAAAACTTTGGAAACACGAAACTTGTTTGAATTAATCAAGGTTGGTGAACGGCCATCTCTGGTCCTCATTTGATTAATTCAACTCACCTAATAGCATGGATTTGTCAAAAGTGAATGCTTTTCTGATTGCCTAAAAGAATAGTAAAAGATGAGGTTTCAGATTTCAAAAGCTGAGCAGCTAGTAAAATGAAGTAAATCTACGCAGAAATAAAACTCTTCATAAGACCATTGAAGGGTGCCAAGGATAGTATGGTATAGAAACGGCACAACTGCCAACGGACTTCATGATTTCTTCTACAACTTTCACATTTAAAAACATCTGTATATCGACACAGAATaagcaaacaaaacaaaaaatcgaTCTTTGGTTTGGCACCATTATATATCTCTTTAAATTTCATTTGGCTTCACCAATTTTCTCTCTTACCACTTGAGAACCCAAAAATACCAAAACCAACCAGTCACTTCTCTCCTCTTCTTTCAGATCTCTTCCAGAGCAACAACCACCACCCAAATTGAGAGAAACATCCAAAGATAAATAACTCATTCTCCTCTCCTTAACTCACCCTCccatttcttcattacttgcaGCAAGATTTCATTCCAAGTGTCAACAGGCCCCGGCAAGCACCAATGCACACAATCATTCTGCATGCGTTCTGTCACCCCATTAGCAAAGGGAAAAGGATGCATATATGGCCCCGGGTGACCATCCGGCCTCATTAATGATAACTTGGTCACGTCCAATGACTCTAGTCTGAACCCTGAAAATTGCAAAGCATTTTCCTTTGCCGCCTCCACTTCCTCTACCCCAATTTTTCTCATCTCTGCATCCATTCCTTCAAGCTGCTTCTCACCCTCCTTATAAGGCTTTTTCTTTGGACAGGCCCCGGCTTTATCCCAGTCACCTTCGAAATGTGCAGGCGAAAACGTAGTCACAATTACATCAATTCCATTACCAGTAGATCCTCTCCTTTCGGTTATGGTCCTCAGGGAAGTCCTTAAACCCTTCCTAAAAACTTCATAAAAACCAATCTCTGTGTGATTGAGACCAGGGCAGTAGTGGCAACCTAACACCAAATCACCCTCCAAGTACACCGCCGGGTGTAGAAACCAATGCCCAATGGATAAAACAACCATGTCTATGAGATCCAAGTCACTTGCCCACTTTTCATCCACCCGATCTAAATACAATTTGTTGAAATTAGGCTCCCAGTGAGATTTTTCAATACCCTTTACGAGAAATGGCGACCAGTATACTGAAACAGTGGCATTGTGAGAAGGAAAGTTCCACCTACGGAACTTATTCTCCTCGCTGTCCCGGTAGACAAGGTTAGGCGCAGATGCAGTGGCTAGCATGCAAAGAAGCGACTCCAATTGGTTCCTAGCCATGGAGTCACCCACAAAAGCTATGTGCTTGTTCCTAATGAGCTCAAGAAAGGTGTTGGGTTCAAACCTTGGTAGCTTGCATTGCTTGGGTTTCCACCTCCAATAGAGGTAGTCCAGATCAGGCCTGCCATGAGAGATGCAATTCTGGCCATCCTTGATGGTACCGCATGTAGTACCATTGTACAAAGGGCCCCGCCGATCATGGACCCATCTGCCTCTGGTGTAGTCACACGGAGTTTCGTTAGTTTTTCCCTCTTCTGCAATAGAGAACAACGTAAGGAGTCTTTATCAGCAATAAATCGGAAACCCAGAAATACTAAAACAAAGCCCAACTAACATTTCAATGGCTTTTaaccaaaataaagaaaacagaaTTTATTTACGTACCTTCAGAAGAATGAAACTGAgtaggaggaagagaaagagaagaggaggaggaggaggagatggTTATGGGGGTGGTATTGGGTAGCTGATCGGTGGAGGACTGAGGGAGTTGGAGAGGATAAAAGTAAAGGCGAAAGAGAGCTATGGGGAGAAGGGCATAGATGGTCCATGGTAAGATCTTCTTAGCGAGAGAGTGAGTTTGGTCTTTGAATGGAGTTATTGTAGCAGTACCGCCACCGGCCCATTTCATAGcttttctctcctctcctcGCCTGCTTTTTCTTCGCCGGCGTGCTACAGAAATGAGAAGGCTAAGCAAGACACGTAAAAAAGGTGTGGATTTTTTCTTCCTGGgcaggcagagagagagagagagagagagagagagagagagagaaggaggaggGGTGGGTTTTGTTTGTGGGGGTGACTCAGCGAAAGTCACATCGAGAATCCAGTGGGTTTCGTGGTAGGCCGACGAGTTTGTTCTATAAGCTTATCGAAGCCATAGGCTTCATGAGAACATTTAGATTACTTGGTCAGGTCTTCtctaaaatttagttaaaattatattttttacataaatttaaaatcattcaAACTATAATTCCATAttaaattagttaaaataataatataatattattttttaataataatatttatatatttttcatattttacaaatacactaatcatatattaactaataatttaatttttatttaaattattattttccataatttaataattaataatttaatttttactgatttttttttcatattttacaactACATTAACCATAtgttttccattaatttttttcatacttaaattatgtataatacttttattatattatacaagACCAAGTATAATATCAAAGCAGATCTTAATATATCGAAATAATTATGAGTAATTGAATTAGATACGAGCAATTGAGTAtgatattttagaataaaatatcacttttgaataagaacaatacatctttaaatataaagaaatacttgtatttcttcaaattttaaagataaactaATATTTGACTAAACCAATGCCAATACTCGCATGCTATCTTTTATTGATCTTAGTTAAAatgccttcaattttttttctcttttatttttgggaggagggggtatttgctctttttctttttatttttgaatgggTCAATCATGGGCAACCTCTACACTTTGTTTAATTGGTCAGTTGCCCCCATTAAGGGACAAAACTCAGAAGTATCCCTCTTTAATGGGACACAAATCATGTAACTCTTGCTTTATACAAATGAAGTTAAAATCATCATTTAAGCAAAACTTGAGTCTAGCAATCCAAGTTTCTTTGTGTTAAACTTGTAATCTGCACAAATTTCTTTTTGCTAATGActtcaatttataattttatacaacACTCGCCGActttattatagttataaaaaaattaattaattaattaaaacatcAATACTAATAAAACCATGCTTTGCATCGCACCAATTAAGCCTCCAACTCACAAGTACATTCTATATACTTTTATTTAGTTTATGTGACTTTATGTATTATCTTACCCACTACAATATTATACgatgattttttaaaacattccaTTTTTCAGGGATCCGCATGTGATTTGGATAGACATGAGAAAGAAGATTGTTACCCCTTTTTAAAAGCAACCCAAtagacatatgacaaaatcgtaattttatatataaaaacaaaattatatgttCTAGAATCCGAGTCAAAATTCTCTCCGATTCGGAGTTGAAGTTGGAGTTCAATTTGGCCTCCAACTTTAGTTTGAATTGGGCATTCCGACTCTATTTGAGTCGAAATCCAGCCAATTGCCACTTACTcccttgaaaagaaaataagattcattattaaaaagtaatttttttagatgattatCATATTTAACTACTTTTTTTCAACTacaatatacaaaaattatgcaccctaatattacaaatatcaatttttattttccttgctatctttcatatatatttatattcattaaATACCATAAAAGTTGGTcgtaatgagattttttttaattgaagtaTAAATTCTTTATAGACAAATATTAttctatcaattatttttctggattattttttttaaagaattattttagttaaattttcGGCCTCCGGCAGCAAAATCATGATTTTTGTCTCTAATGAAAGACTTCCACGTtaactatatatacatatatattaatgtgtcAATTTATATAACTTGAAAATGCATTTCACCACCTTCGTAGAGTTTCCCCATTTCAATTATAAACAACTCATGATATCTTAACTTATATGTGAACATGGCACAGGTTAAGGTTCCATCACACATTGATGGGTGATGATGTGATATTATTAGTGACCACTACATAAATGGTTTGCCACGCGCGTGATCTTCACGGCCCTTGTAGGATTGCAACACATAAGCCACACGATGCTTGTCATACTTAAGAATGAGACCTCCCACCTAAAACAGAGGGGAAAAAGTTACTTGACTTGAGCATACCAAATCATTAAAGACTCCCACctaaaagatgagggaaagctACTAATTTGAGAAAAGTCATCAAATGTACTTTTATggatgatataattttaatataattataatttttaataatataattataatattttaaaaattaaataatcgttatttttattttaaaaagtaattttttaatttatttttaaaatataatatatttaaaaatgctttcaacatataattatgaaataataaataattttttaataataaaacttaatactttaaattataagttataaactcTAAACTATTTGCATGAATGTGATTATAAGTTGAAAAATTAAGTAGAACGATATTGGGCAACGAAGTTGgtgtataaaaattatttgtaaaattatttttataaaatctctttaaacCTCAAAACTTCTCAAAAAGTAATAATGAAGGTATATCATTAAATTCCCATCTCTTATGATTTAGTTcggatataaaaataattttattttaatttattttattattataatttttttaaatttatatataaaatataataaataatttatttattttttttaatttttaatttttaacttatatTTAAAACTGTCGAATCTCATTTTACTATTCAAATTGTACcttaatttctctctttttggaataaaaaaatagaaaatactgGAATCCCGCTGGAGCTTAccgctccttttttttttttggctttttttccttaatgattaagaatttttttaatattattatacatttttatatttttttaaaatatttaaaaatattaaaaaataatttaaaaaaacaaaattataaaatttttttttagcctAGCGGTGACTCTTCAGTGGAAGCCACCAACAATGCTTATAACACcgtccttaaaaaaaaatacaataaacgaGGATTGGGACCATTAATGTAGTGTCCTTTGAATGCAGGGATGATCTAAATAATAAACCATCGTGTTGCATTCTTGGAGTGTCGTGGTAGGAATCATTTGGGTTGGTTTTGGATTCTTCTGCAAAGCCAATTAAACATCTGTATTTGTCTTCTTATGCTGGTTGGCATCAAGCCTACCATTTCACGTTATTTAACAACTCTGTACGTACGTTGGCCATCTATATAGGCATAAACTATATtataatcaatattaattttttttttccttagaaTTTAGCTGTCAAGGACTCAAGTTGAAtgaaataaagtaaataaaacaATGGCCGGTGCGTGCATGAGCACCGAACAAGATCATGCAGGGAAGGAGTGGCAGCCAGCTCAGCTACCATAATGGCATTATCATATAGTTGAGTGGTACAAGGAACAATCTGAAAATTCTTCATCCTTGAGCCAAACAGAAACCAAAATATATggggaggaagaaaaaaaaaacgcagGAAAAATATGAATATCGTGGGGTGAACAGTACTGTTCTGTCAGAGAAGATGTTTTATATTGATGGTGTCCGACCTTTTGTGTCGATGGGGTCAGGATCCAGGATCTAGGACCATCGACACAGCTCAGAATACCGTGAAAGCAGCAAAAACTCTTGACAATGGagctcttcttttttttttttttttttttttttaatttttttaatttaatatttaattgggTTTTGAATGAACAAGACAGCTAGCCATGAAGCTGGAGAGACAGAGTAGGTTTTTTTAGTATAAACCGTACCATGTGTCGTGGATCCCTGTATCCACACATGCATGCTCTTTTCCTGCACCTCTCCAATATTGTAATTTGTGAAATCCAATAGGAACGAAGTTACGAAACCATGTTTTAATGCATCGAATGTTGAAAGCCTTGGACTAGGAACTAGGAATTGAAggcagttttttatttatttatttaattaaaaagaaaaaaagaagaatactTGAATGGT contains:
- the LOC122310793 gene encoding protein ALTERED XYLOGLUCAN 4, which translates into the protein MKWAGGGTATITPFKDQTHSLAKKILPWTIYALLPIALFRLYFYPLQLPQSSTDQLPNTTPITISSSSSSSLSLPPTQFHSSEEEGKTNETPCDYTRGRWVHDRRGPLYNGTTCGTIKDGQNCISHGRPDLDYLYWRWKPKQCKLPRFEPNTFLELIRNKHIAFVGDSMARNQLESLLCMLATASAPNLVYRDSEENKFRRWNFPSHNATVSVYWSPFLVKGIEKSHWEPNFNKLYLDRVDEKWASDLDLIDMVVLSIGHWFLHPAVYLEGDLVLGCHYCPGLNHTEIGFYEVFRKGLRTSLRTITERRGSTGNGIDVIVTTFSPAHFEGDWDKAGACPKKKPYKEGEKQLEGMDAEMRKIGVEEVEAAKENALQFSGFRLESLDVTKLSLMRPDGHPGPYMHPFPFANGVTERMQNDCVHWCLPGPVDTWNEILLQVMKKWEGELRRGE